A window of Marmota flaviventris isolate mMarFla1 chromosome 11, mMarFla1.hap1, whole genome shotgun sequence genomic DNA:
CAACTGGGCTGTTTGGTAAATAGGTGACGTCCTACTGAATCAGAGGAGCCTCTGAGTCACGCTTGCTCCTAAGTACCTggcacagtacctggcacagaATGAGTTCAGGACAAGGGACTGTTGACACTGCATTAATCCTGTTTGCTGAATGCAATAGGAAAAGCACTTTCATGAATCACGGTGGAAGTGCCTGCTCTGAGCCCCCAGCCCAGAGCTTTGCTCCTGCCTCGCTGCCGGCTCCTGGACTGTGGTTAATAGGAAGTGCTGCTGGGGACAGTGGGATTTCCATCCCTCTTGCTTTCTGATTCTCTTAACAGGCTGCTCAGAGCCAGAGCCCCTCTTGTCAAAGACCCTTTCAGAGACCAGCCCTGTGAGAGTGAGCTCGGCCAGGGCAGGGCTGTTTGGGGCGCTGCTGTATCCCAACTCCCTGCCACAGCAAGCACTCAATACACACTGAATATTGATTCTGGTTTTTATTTCCTCCGTAGGACAGACTATAAATCACTTCCCCATTCTGTAGTGGCACTGTTTTGTCACACCCTGAATGATGAGGGTGTGCCttggaaaggagaaaggagagtgTGAGGGAGTCTCACGGTGGGAGCTGTTGCTTCACCCAGAGCTCCCTGCCTTCCTGAGCCCAGTCGGGTCAGCATTGTGCACCTCCAAAGACCCATTCCCAACGCTCCTGACTCCTGTGTCACCCGAGGACCCGAGGAGCCCTGAGGAGCCCTGAGGATCTCAGAACATATTTCTTCCGATGAGCCATGTTCAGCAGCAGGGGGCCTGAGCTGGCTGGGCATGTGGGGTGGAAGACCAGGCTCCATCTCTTCCCAGCCTTCTCTCCATGGACCCAGTAGCCAGCAAAGGGATTTATTTCTGGAAACGCCCTCCCTCGGGATGTTGGCTCATCCCTACATGTAGCAGTTTACATGCTTTGGTTGGAAGTAACGAAATAAATACCCCACAAAAAGTAGCttataaaaaagatatttaataatCTCACTTTACAAGAAATTACAGGTAGATAATTCCATCATCGGTTCAGTGGTTAAAGTGCCGTTTGGGCtcagcatttttttatttttttaattgaggtaaaatgtaccattttaacattttttttttcaggtgttgGGATAAAacctagggcttcatgcatgctaggcaagcactgtacccatgagctacactcccaacccccattttaaccatttttaatgcGTAGCTTAGCAGAATGAATTACTTTCACATTATGGTTCAGCTATCACTACTGTCCATCTTCGGACTTTTTCAccatcccaaactgaaactctgacCTATTAAACAATAAATCCCCTCTGTTCCCTcccctggtaaccactattctactttctgtctctgtgaatttgactattcCTGGTAtttcatataagtagaatcaaaATATTtgtccctttttgtattttgcttatttcccttagcataacGTTTTCAAGGCTTATCCACGCTGGAACATGTATGAGTCcgccatttattttaattaccaaGTGATATTCCATGGTATGTATGTTTCACATTGTGttgatccattcatttgttgatgagcCTTGGGGTTATTTCCACTTTTTGactcttgtgaataatgctgctgtgaacatcagTGCACAAATATCTGTTCAAGCCTCCGCTTTTGATTCTTTTGGGTACATACCTAGAAAGGGAATTTCTGGATCatgtggtaattctatgtttaatgtTTTATGGAAAATTGCCaggctgctttccagagtggtgtgCCATCTTATATTCTCACCAGCCGTGCATGAAACTTCCAGTTCCTCTATATCCTCGCTGACACTTGCTAATTTGTCTTGTGCTTTTTTCCTTGATAATGGACATCCTAAATGGGTGCTGTGTAGTATCTCACTGCAGTTTTGACTTGTGCTTCTTAGAAGACAGTGTGTTGGGTCCAGCTGTAGGATGGATCAGCTCTAACAGTTAGCATATAATTATGGAGAGGAGTGAAATACCAGGACAGGATTTCTAAGCCATGCTCTTCCTGTCACCACAACGGAGGGGCTACGCACTGATGTGGATACCACCACATGCAGCTTAGATATCTGTCACACTGAAGGGAAAGGTGGGACCCCCCAGGATTGCAACTTAGGCAGGCAGTCTTAGAGGGTGGTGGAAGTGTTCCCTGAAGAAGAGCCAACAAAGGAAGGTTTGCCTTCCTTGGCCAAGAACTTCTTGCTGACCAGGCCATGGGTAGCCATGATCCTAAGGAGTCCGTGGCGAAACTTTTGGCCAATGAAGGCATAGATGAGGGGGTTGAGGCAGCTGTGGAGGAAACCCAAAATCTCCGTGGCATCCAGGGCCTGATCAATGTCTTTGCGGCGCTCACAGGTCTCCTTTATTAAGTGGGTCCTCATGAGGGTGTCTGCAACCAAGACCAGGTTGTAAGGCAGCCAGCAGAGCAGGAAGACCAGCACAACAGCAAAGATGACCCTCATGGCCCGGTGCTTCTGCCCCATGTGGGCCTTAAACAGGGTGCGCAGGGTGAAGCCATAGCAGAACAGCATGACCAGCAGTGGTATGACAAAGCCAAAGGTCTGGGGCAGGATCCGCAACACCATCCGCCATGTTGTTGTACTGTTACCCATGTCTTCGTAGCACACTGGGCTGAAATTGGGTGGGTAGACAGCCTTACGGAAAATTAAAATAGGCAGGGATAGAATCATAGACAGTATCCACATGCTTAAGCATACAAACTTGACCAAGTGCCGTTTCTGGATCAGTGTGCGTGTGGCGTGGACGATGGCCAGGTAGCGGTCCAAGCTGATGCAGGCCAGTAGCAGGATACCACTGTAGAAGTTGACTTCCTTCAGGAATGAGACCACCTTGCACAGGCCTGTGCCAAAAATCCAGCCCTTCACTTTGGAGGCTGCCCAGATAGGCAAGGTCAGGGCAAAGAGCAGATCGGCCATGGCCAGGTTCAGCAGGTAGACATCGGTGACAGAGCAGGTGCTCCGACTGTATAAGACGACGAGCATCACCAGGGAGTTTCCCAGCAAGCTCAGCAGGAACACCAGAATGTAGATGACGACCACAACATAATTGTTGATTTCCAGGGATTCTGTCCGGCACGGGGCAGAATCTGGTAGGATAGAGGGCAGGCCAGTGCCATAACTGTAATTACTATATAATTCATCTAAGATATCGTCCAAGTTGTAATTCTCCCAACTGAATCCTTCCATTTTGAGATAAATCTAAATCCTGCCTAGAGAGGAGATAAAAGGGTTATTGCACATAAGTCTCCCCATTCCCACAAGATTTTGCCCACCCACACAAGAAATTAAGAGAGGAAGGATTCTTTTGCATTGGCTTGCAAGTTACATGGAAATAACTTTCACTTCAAATTGGTAAATAATAGGAGAAGTAAGGCTATGAGACAAGTATATAGTACACTTTATGAAATGTTTACAGTTTCCTttaatattagagaaaaattcTTGGCATTTTCCACAACGTTGCTATCACCCAAAACTTTGTTGAAACTTTCCTTTGCATATAGAGTCCTTTTTTGGGTCCCTCAGTGGTGAACAAGTTTGGTTATTGAGGCTGGATATTTAACATTTGTAAATGTGAGATGCCcttcagttctctctctctctttttttggtaccacagattgaatccagggggtgcttaaccaccgagccacatcctcagtccccgctttttaaatttttttttttaattttgagataggatctcactaggttgcttacagccttgctaagttgctgaggctggctttgaacctgtgatcctcctgtctcttctcccaagccactaggatttcAGGcgggtgccactgtgcccagccccttCAGTTCTTAATGTTCAGGAGTAAGCAGGCCAAGATCAAGGCTTTACTATAAAACTGACAGATGAATCCCTTTATTTGGCTTTCtttaactaattttatttattaattcattttgaaaacttaGAAATTCATCAAAATGCATGGATTCAAAGAAGCAAGATGGAAAGACCATTTGAATCACAGCAGCATGGAAGTTCAGAAGGCTTGGGCTAGAACAAACTTTAAATCAGTTaattagtctttgcattaagctgggcacagtgatgcacacctgtaatcccagctactctagaggttgaggcaggaggattgattgcaaatttgaggccagcctgacaACTTAGTGAACtcctaccttaaaataaaatttgaaaaggggctagggatgtaactcaggggtagagaACTTGCTTAGCTAAACAAAGGGATTCATCTGTCAGTTTTATAGTAAAGCCCTGGGTCTAATCCGtggtactggggaaaaaaaaagaggtccaGCATTTCTCTTTTGGGAGGAAGGAAGTCAGACCGGGGAGAATGTAtagcttaaaaatatattaaaaatgataggCTGGTGGTTGCCTAGTTCTCCGAGTGGATGGAGACATAACATTACTTGGAGAGCTCCAGGCAGCCATATTCTGTCCTGTAGGGGTGTGCCAGTATTGTGCTCCCAGAATAAAAGGCAGGGATGTCAGGAAATAGAGAAGACAGGTGGAGACACACTATTCCATCTGTCCTTTGGTGTGCACCTTCCTCCATCTCCGGCTCCTCTGTTCCCTGTAGAGTTAGTCTTCCTCTGTGGGCTCTGCCCGTACTATGGGGACAGCAGAGGTCTAGATTTTGGGGAAATCTtatcccagttttccaagaagaGACAATCCAAAGCAAACCAGCTACCAACTTAGCTTCCTCTGAAATCACAACATAGATCACCGTCTTTCCACTTCTTTATAGCGAATTACAACCTATGGCCATAGTCAAGCTTGTAACTTACCCCCAGATGGAACCCAGTGTTAGAGAAGGATCAGGGAGTAAAAAGTTCCAGGAAGCACTTCATACTTATTAAACTgggcataattttaaaaagatggacagtaaggatgtggagaaatcagaacCCTTGTACATGGCTGCTGGGAATTTAGAATGGTGTAGctgctttggaaagcagtttaGCATTTGCTCAGAGAGCTAAACCATGTCGTCCAGCAATTCCCATACTAGGTAGAGacccaaaggaactgaaaatttATGTTCGCCAAAAACTTGTACACAATGTATATAGCAGCATTTATCATGATTTcccaaaggtggaaacaacctaaatgttcatcaatggatgaatgaataaataaactgaaatatatccatacagtggaatattatccagccataagaaagaatgaagcaCTGATACATCACACATGGATGAAGCTTCAAGACATTATTCTCGGTGAAAAGAGCCAGACACAGAAGGCTTCATACTCTATGATTCCTTGTTTGTGAAATGGCCAAAATGGGCAATTtgataaagacagaaaatagactaGTAATTGCCAGGAGCCTGAGGGAGGGAGGATACTAATGAGTTCAGAGTTTCTTTATAAGGTgatgaaagtattttgaaacgAGTAGCAATAGTGTTATAATACTAAAACCCCCTGAATTATACACTCTACATGGGTGACTTGTGCTGTGTGAATTacatctcaaattaaaaaaaaaaaaagattaaccaAAGAGTATCCTGTCTTACAAAGCAAATACCAATATTAAAATGATGACGATAATCAAAGTCCTAGGAAGCGTTTCTCTTTGCAGAAGGTAATCTCTGTCAAATCA
This region includes:
- the Cxcr2 gene encoding C-X-C chemokine receptor type 2 translates to MEGFSWENYNLDDILDELYSNYSYGTGLPSILPDSAPCRTESLEINNYVVVVIYILVFLLSLLGNSLVMLVVLYSRSTCSVTDVYLLNLAMADLLFALTLPIWAASKVKGWIFGTGLCKVVSFLKEVNFYSGILLLACISLDRYLAIVHATRTLIQKRHLVKFVCLSMWILSMILSLPILIFRKAVYPPNFSPVCYEDMGNSTTTWRMVLRILPQTFGFVIPLLVMLFCYGFTLRTLFKAHMGQKHRAMRVIFAVVLVFLLCWLPYNLVLVADTLMRTHLIKETCERRKDIDQALDATEILGFLHSCLNPLIYAFIGQKFRHGLLRIMATHGLVSKKFLAKEGKPSFVGSSSGNTSTTL